One genomic segment of Litorilinea aerophila includes these proteins:
- a CDS encoding response regulator transcription factor, whose product MMADTISDERIEPMANETILVVDDDELIVDALTYQLKRAGYQVLTAYDGEAALQAARTGHPDLILLDVMMPKMQGWEVCRAIRATSTVPILMITARGQEADRVLGLELGADDYIVKPFSFGELLARIHANLRRVAYDRQGVMPSGAGEATPQIALGGLVIDRERRTVTRQGKPIALSKREFDLLLALVDAQGAVVPRGDLLDQVWGKEWIGDPRTLDVHIRWLREKLEDDPGAPRLILTIRGVGYRLVSPGELEAPQEDGGA is encoded by the coding sequence ATGATGGCTGACACAATCTCGGATGAACGGATCGAACCCATGGCCAACGAGACGATCCTGGTGGTGGACGACGACGAACTGATCGTCGACGCCCTCACCTATCAACTGAAGCGAGCCGGCTACCAGGTGCTCACCGCCTACGACGGCGAAGCCGCCCTCCAGGCAGCGCGCACAGGCCACCCCGACCTGATTCTGTTGGATGTGATGATGCCCAAGATGCAAGGATGGGAAGTCTGCCGGGCGATCCGAGCGACCAGTACCGTGCCCATCCTCATGATCACGGCCCGGGGCCAGGAAGCGGATCGGGTGCTGGGGCTGGAGCTGGGAGCCGACGACTACATCGTCAAGCCCTTTAGTTTCGGCGAGCTCTTGGCCCGTATCCACGCCAACCTGCGCCGGGTCGCCTATGACCGGCAGGGGGTCATGCCGTCCGGCGCTGGGGAGGCCACGCCCCAGATTGCGCTGGGGGGCCTGGTCATCGACCGGGAACGGCGCACGGTCACCCGCCAGGGCAAGCCCATCGCCCTCTCCAAACGTGAATTCGACTTGCTGCTGGCCCTGGTTGACGCCCAGGGAGCCGTGGTTCCACGGGGAGATCTGTTGGACCAGGTGTGGGGGAAGGAGTGGATCGGCGACCCTCGCACGTTGGACGTCCACATTCGCTGGCTGCGCGAGAAGCTGGAGGACGACCCGGGCGCCCCTCGCCTGATTTTGACCATACGCGGTGTCGGGTATCGGCTGGTATCACCCGGTGAACTGGAGGCACCACAGGAAGATGGCGGCGCATGA
- a CDS encoding hydroxypyruvate isomerase family protein has protein sequence MALRFAPNLSMLYTEVPFLERFARAAAAGFRAVEFLFAYDVGAEAIRQRLDDLGLTAVLFNLYPGDFAAGERGLLSHPDRRDEARRRVEEALEFARQIGCHRIHAMLGNRRPDLERERQVACAVEQLAWAAPLADEADVTLLLEPLNAFDMPDYLIHTTAEGMEIVRAVDHPRVRLQYDVYHGQMQEGNLIHTITEHFAQIGHIQISDVPGRHQPGTGEIHFPNIFAALEQLGYTGYIGLEYRPLGETDESLAWLPREARG, from the coding sequence GTGGCATTGCGATTTGCGCCCAATCTGTCCATGCTCTACACGGAGGTGCCGTTCCTGGAGCGCTTCGCCAGGGCCGCGGCGGCCGGCTTCCGGGCGGTGGAGTTCCTGTTCGCCTACGACGTGGGGGCGGAGGCCATCCGCCAGCGGCTGGATGACCTGGGGTTGACGGCCGTCCTCTTCAACCTCTATCCCGGCGATTTTGCGGCCGGGGAACGGGGTCTGCTCAGCCACCCAGACCGGCGGGATGAGGCCCGCCGTCGAGTGGAGGAAGCCCTGGAGTTCGCCCGGCAGATCGGCTGCCACCGGATCCACGCCATGCTGGGCAACCGGCGCCCGGACCTGGAGCGAGAACGGCAGGTGGCCTGCGCGGTGGAGCAGCTCGCCTGGGCGGCCCCTCTGGCTGACGAAGCCGATGTCACCCTGTTGCTGGAGCCCCTGAACGCCTTCGACATGCCGGATTACCTGATCCACACCACGGCTGAGGGCATGGAGATCGTGCGCGCGGTGGACCATCCCCGGGTTCGGCTCCAGTATGATGTCTACCACGGACAGATGCAGGAAGGGAACCTCATTCACACCATCACCGAACACTTCGCCCAGATCGGCCACATCCAGATCTCCGACGTGCCGGGCCGACACCAGCCGGGCACGGGGGAGATCCACTTCCCCAACATCTTCGCCGCGCTGGAGCAGCTGGGCTACACGGGATACATCGGCCTGGAGTATCGACCCTTGGGCGAAACGGACGAGTCCCTGGCCTGGTTGCCCCGGGAAGCCCGGGGGTGA
- a CDS encoding histone deacetylase family protein, producing the protein MSLPLVYHPDYVTPLPPGHRFPMPKFGKVYETLIRDGTASLDQFHCPQPAPRAWLELAHAPEYVEAFCQGTLDARAIRRIGLPWSPGLVHRSRTAVGGTVLTAELALQHGLACNTAGGTHHAHRDFGSGFCIFNDLAVAARYVRRQGLARRVLIVDLDVHQGDGTAAIFQDDPTVFTFSMHCGRNFPFRKQCSDLDIALPVGMEDGAYLATLGRILPDLLSQVRPDLVFYDAGVDPHREDELGKLSLSDEGLFRRDELVLSTCLSRGYPVACVIGGGYARDIQRLARRHCLLHQAADEIFRRLRL; encoded by the coding sequence ATGTCTCTGCCGTTGGTCTACCATCCCGACTACGTCACACCTTTGCCGCCTGGCCATCGCTTTCCCATGCCCAAGTTCGGCAAGGTCTATGAAACCCTGATCCGCGATGGCACAGCCAGCCTGGACCAGTTCCACTGCCCCCAGCCGGCGCCCCGGGCCTGGCTGGAGCTGGCCCATGCGCCTGAGTACGTGGAAGCTTTCTGCCAGGGGACGCTGGATGCCCGGGCCATCCGGCGCATCGGGCTGCCCTGGAGCCCGGGCCTGGTCCACCGCAGCCGCACGGCCGTGGGCGGCACAGTCCTGACCGCCGAGCTGGCCCTGCAGCACGGGCTGGCCTGCAACACTGCCGGCGGGACCCACCACGCCCACCGAGATTTTGGCTCTGGCTTCTGCATCTTCAACGACCTGGCCGTGGCAGCCCGCTACGTCCGCCGCCAGGGGCTGGCCCGCCGGGTGCTGATCGTCGACCTGGATGTCCACCAGGGGGACGGCACCGCGGCCATCTTCCAGGATGACCCCACCGTTTTCACCTTTTCCATGCACTGTGGCCGCAACTTCCCCTTTCGGAAGCAGTGCAGCGACCTGGACATAGCCCTGCCCGTGGGCATGGAGGATGGGGCCTACCTGGCCACCCTGGGGCGGATCCTGCCCGACTTGCTCAGCCAGGTGCGGCCGGATCTGGTCTTTTACGATGCGGGGGTGGACCCTCACCGGGAGGATGAGCTGGGCAAGCTGTCCCTGAGCGATGAGGGGCTCTTCCGGCGGGACGAGCTGGTGTTAAGCACGTGTCTGTCGCGGGGGTATCCGGTGGCCTGCGTCATCGGCGGAGGCTACGCCAGGGACATCCAGCGCCTGGCCCGACGCCACTGCCTGCTCCACCAGGCCGCAGACGAAATCTTCCGCCGTCTGCGGCTTTGA
- a CDS encoding SDR family NAD(P)-dependent oxidoreductase, whose product MPVEYGTLFDLKGRNALVVGAGSGIGRASAEGLAAFGARVICADIDLAQAEATAAAIGGQEGQAQALHLDMRDGDGIRQALAQLPPLQILVCTPSINVRKPLLEITDDEFDRIVSLNLKGTFLLLREVGRRMAEQGQGSIIVFSSIRAQVIEPGQGVYAATKAGVVQLVRTLAAELAPQGVRANAIAPGIVETPLTAQIKNHPAWYQAYADKSMLKRWAQPEELVGAVIYLASDASSYVTGSLLFVDGGWTAADGRFTPPL is encoded by the coding sequence ATGCCTGTGGAGTATGGCACACTGTTCGACCTCAAGGGGAGGAATGCCCTGGTGGTGGGCGCAGGCAGCGGCATTGGCCGGGCGTCCGCCGAGGGGCTGGCGGCATTCGGTGCCCGGGTCATCTGCGCCGATATCGACCTGGCCCAGGCCGAGGCTACCGCCGCCGCCATCGGCGGTCAGGAAGGCCAGGCCCAAGCCCTCCACCTGGACATGCGGGACGGCGACGGCATTCGTCAGGCGCTGGCCCAGTTACCTCCCCTGCAGATTCTGGTCTGTACCCCCAGCATCAACGTGCGCAAGCCCTTGCTGGAGATCACCGACGACGAGTTTGACCGCATCGTCAGCCTGAACCTCAAGGGCACCTTTCTGCTCCTGCGGGAAGTGGGGCGCCGCATGGCCGAGCAGGGCCAGGGCAGCATCATCGTCTTCTCCAGCATCCGGGCCCAGGTGATCGAGCCGGGGCAGGGCGTCTACGCGGCGACCAAGGCCGGCGTGGTCCAGTTGGTGCGCACCCTGGCCGCGGAGCTGGCGCCCCAGGGCGTGCGGGCCAACGCCATCGCCCCGGGCATCGTCGAAACACCCCTCACCGCCCAGATCAAGAACCACCCCGCCTGGTACCAGGCCTATGCGGACAAGAGCATGCTCAAACGCTGGGCCCAGCCGGAAGAGCTGGTGGGTGCGGTGATCTACCTGGCCTCCGACGCCAGCTCCTACGTCACCGGTTCGCTCCTGTTCGTGGACGGCGGCTGGACGGCCGCTGATGGTCGCTTTACGCCGCCCTTATAG